The following proteins come from a genomic window of Pectobacterium actinidiae:
- the rplD gene encoding 50S ribosomal protein L4: MELVLKDAQSALTVSETTFGRDFNEALVHQVVVAYAAGARQGTRAQKTRAEVTGSGKKPWRQKGTGRARSGSVKSPIWRSGGVTFAAKPQDHSQKVNKKMYRGALKSILSELVRQDRLIVVETFSVEAPKTKLLAQKLKEMALEDVLIITGELDENLFLAARNLYKVDVRDAAGIDPVSLIAFDKVVMTADAVKQVEEMLA, from the coding sequence ATGGAATTAGTATTGAAAGACGCGCAAAGCGCGCTGACTGTTTCCGAAACTACCTTCGGTCGTGATTTCAACGAAGCGCTGGTACATCAGGTTGTTGTTGCTTATGCAGCAGGTGCCCGTCAAGGTACTCGCGCCCAGAAGACCCGTGCTGAAGTAACTGGTTCCGGTAAAAAACCTTGGCGTCAGAAAGGTACTGGCCGTGCGCGTTCTGGTTCTGTTAAGAGCCCGATCTGGCGTTCCGGTGGTGTGACCTTCGCTGCTAAGCCACAGGACCACAGTCAGAAAGTTAACAAAAAGATGTACCGCGGCGCGCTGAAAAGCATTCTGTCCGAACTGGTACGTCAAGATCGTCTGATCGTTGTCGAGACGTTCTCTGTAGAAGCACCTAAAACTAAGTTGCTGGCGCAGAAACTGAAAGAAATGGCACTGGAAGACGTGTTGATCATCACCGGTGAACTGGATGAGAATCTGTTCCTGGCTGCGCGTAACCTGTACAAGGTTGACGTGCGTGATGCAGCAGGTATCGACCCAGTTAGCTTGATCGCCTTCGACAAAGTCGTTATGACTGCTGATGCAGTTAAGCAAGTTGAGGAGATGCTGGCATGA
- the rpsS gene encoding 30S ribosomal protein S19: MPRSLKKGPFIDLHLLKKVEKAVESGDKKPLRTWSRRSTIFPNMIGLTIAVHNGRQHVPVFVSDEMVGHKLGEFAPTRTYRGHAADKKAKKR, translated from the coding sequence ATGCCACGTTCTCTCAAGAAAGGTCCATTTATTGACCTGCACTTGCTGAAGAAGGTAGAGAAAGCGGTGGAAAGCGGAGACAAGAAGCCTTTGCGCACTTGGTCCCGTCGTTCAACGATCTTTCCAAATATGATCGGTTTGACCATCGCTGTCCATAATGGTCGTCAGCACGTTCCGGTGTTTGTTTCCGATGAAATGGTCGGTCACAAACTGGGTGAATTCGCGCCGACTCGTACTTATCGCGGCCATGCGGCCGACAAAAAGGCCAAGAAGCGCTAA
- the rplB gene encoding 50S ribosomal protein L2, giving the protein MAVVKCKPTSPGRRHVVKVVNPELHKGKPYAPLLEKNSKSGGRNNNGRITTRHIGGGHKQQYRLIDFKRNKDGIPAVVERLEYDPNRSANIALVLYKDGERRYILAPKGLKAGDQIQSGVDAAIKAGNTLPMRNIPVGSTVHNVEMKPGKGGQLARSAGAYVQIVARDGSYVTLRLRSGEMRKVESDCRATLGEVGNAEHMLRVLGKAGAARWRGVRPTVRGTAMNPVDHPHGGGEGRNFGKHPVSPWGVQTKGKKTRSNKRTDKFIVRRRTK; this is encoded by the coding sequence ATGGCAGTTGTTAAATGTAAACCGACATCTCCGGGTCGTCGCCACGTTGTTAAAGTGGTTAACCCTGAGCTGCACAAGGGCAAACCTTATGCCCCGTTGCTGGAAAAGAACAGCAAATCCGGTGGCCGTAACAACAATGGCCGCATCACTACCCGTCACATCGGTGGTGGTCACAAACAGCAATATCGTCTGATTGACTTCAAACGCAATAAAGATGGTATTCCTGCGGTTGTTGAGCGTCTGGAGTATGACCCGAACCGTTCTGCGAATATCGCGCTGGTTCTGTACAAAGACGGCGAACGTCGTTACATCCTGGCGCCGAAAGGCCTGAAAGCCGGCGATCAGATTCAATCTGGTGTTGATGCTGCGATTAAAGCGGGTAACACCCTGCCTATGCGTAACATTCCAGTCGGTTCAACGGTTCATAACGTAGAAATGAAACCAGGTAAAGGCGGCCAATTGGCTCGTTCTGCTGGTGCTTACGTTCAGATCGTTGCTCGTGACGGTTCTTACGTTACCCTGCGTCTGCGTTCTGGCGAAATGCGTAAAGTCGAATCCGACTGCCGCGCTACGCTGGGCGAAGTTGGCAACGCTGAGCACATGCTTCGCGTTCTGGGTAAAGCTGGTGCTGCACGCTGGCGTGGTGTTCGTCCTACCGTTCGCGGTACGGCAATGAACCCAGTCGACCACCCACACGGTGGTGGTGAAGGTCGTAACTTTGGTAAGCACCCGGTTAGTCCGTGGGGCGTTCAGACCAAAGGTAAGAAGACCCGCAGCAACAAGCGTACTGATAAATTTATCGTACGTCGCCGTACTAAATAA
- the rplV gene encoding 50S ribosomal protein L22 encodes METIAKHCHARSSAQKVRLVADLIRGKKVSQALEVLTYTNKKAAGLVKKVLESAIANAEHNDGADIDDLKVAKIFVDEGPSMKRIMPRAKGRADRILKRTSHITVVVSDR; translated from the coding sequence ATGGAAACTATCGCTAAACATTGCCACGCTCGTTCTTCTGCTCAAAAGGTTCGCCTGGTGGCAGACCTGATTCGCGGTAAGAAAGTGTCGCAAGCTCTGGAAGTTCTGACCTACACCAACAAGAAAGCTGCTGGTCTGGTTAAAAAAGTGCTGGAGTCTGCTATTGCTAACGCAGAACACAACGATGGCGCTGACATTGATGATCTGAAAGTCGCGAAAATCTTCGTTGACGAAGGCCCTAGCATGAAGCGCATTATGCCGCGTGCTAAAGGTCGTGCGGATCGCATCCTGAAGCGTACCAGCCACATTACTGTGGTTGTGTCCGATCGCTGA
- the rpsJ gene encoding 30S ribosomal protein S10: MQNQRIRIRLKAFDHRLIDQSTAEIVETAKRTGAQVRGPIPLPTRKERFTVLISPHVNKDARDQYEIRTHKRLVDIVEPTEKTVDALMRLDLAAGVDVQISLG; the protein is encoded by the coding sequence ATGCAGAACCAAAGAATCCGTATCCGCCTGAAAGCGTTTGATCATCGTCTGATTGATCAATCAACTGCGGAAATCGTCGAGACTGCTAAGCGCACTGGTGCGCAAGTACGTGGTCCGATCCCGCTGCCGACCCGCAAAGAGCGCTTTACCGTTCTGATTTCTCCGCACGTCAATAAAGATGCGCGCGATCAGTACGAGATTCGCACTCACAAGCGTCTGGTTGACATCGTTGAGCCAACCGAGAAAACCGTTGATGCTCTGATGCGTCTGGATCTGGCTGCTGGTGTAGACGTGCAGATCAGCCTGGGTTAA
- the rplC gene encoding 50S ribosomal protein L3, whose product MIGLVGKKVGMTRIFTEDGVSIPVTVIEIEANRVTQVKDLANDGYRAVQVTTGAKKANRVTKPEAGHFAKAGVEAGRTLREFRLSEGEEFTVGQSISVEIFADVKKVDVTGTSKGKGFAGTVKRWNFRTQDATHGNSLSHRVPGSIGQNQTPGKVFKGKKMAGQLGNERVTVQSLDVVRVDAERNLLLVKGAVPGATGSDLIVKPAVKA is encoded by the coding sequence ATGATTGGTTTAGTCGGTAAAAAAGTGGGCATGACCCGTATCTTCACTGAAGATGGCGTATCTATCCCCGTAACCGTTATCGAAATTGAAGCAAACCGCGTAACTCAGGTTAAAGACCTGGCTAACGACGGTTACCGCGCTGTGCAAGTAACTACCGGTGCTAAAAAAGCAAACCGTGTTACCAAGCCAGAAGCAGGTCACTTTGCTAAAGCTGGCGTAGAAGCTGGCCGTACTCTGCGTGAATTCCGTCTCTCTGAAGGCGAAGAGTTCACTGTAGGTCAGAGCATCAGTGTCGAAATTTTCGCAGACGTTAAAAAAGTAGACGTTACTGGTACATCTAAAGGTAAAGGTTTTGCTGGCACAGTTAAGCGCTGGAATTTCCGTACTCAGGATGCTACTCACGGTAACTCCTTGTCCCACCGCGTTCCGGGTTCTATCGGTCAGAACCAGACTCCGGGCAAAGTGTTTAAAGGCAAGAAAATGGCAGGCCAGCTGGGTAACGAACGTGTAACCGTTCAGAGCCTGGACGTAGTGCGTGTTGACGCTGAGCGCAACCTGCTGCTGGTTAAAGGTGCTGTTCCGGGAGCTACCGGTAGCGACCTGATCGTTAAACCAGCTGTGAAGGCGTGA
- the rplW gene encoding 50S ribosomal protein L23: MIREERLLKVLRAPHVSEKASTAMEKTNTIVLKVAKDATKAEIVAAVEKLFEVEVKDVNTLVVKGKVKRHGQRIGRRSDWKKAYVTLKEGQNLDFIGGAE, encoded by the coding sequence ATGATCCGTGAAGAACGTCTGCTGAAAGTACTGCGCGCGCCGCACGTATCTGAAAAAGCATCTACCGCGATGGAAAAAACTAACACCATCGTTCTCAAAGTTGCTAAAGACGCGACTAAAGCAGAGATCGTTGCTGCTGTAGAGAAACTGTTCGAAGTAGAAGTTAAAGACGTAAACACCCTGGTAGTTAAAGGGAAAGTTAAGCGTCACGGACAGCGTATTGGTCGTCGCAGCGACTGGAAAAAAGCTTACGTCACCCTGAAAGAAGGCCAGAATCTGGACTTTATCGGCGGCGCTGAGTAA
- the rpsC gene encoding 30S ribosomal protein S3, giving the protein MGQKVHPNGIRLGIVKPWNSTWYANTKEFADNLDSDFKVRKYLTKELEKASVSRIVIERPAKSIRVTIHTARPGIVIGKKGEDVEKLRKVVADIAGVPAQINIAEVRKPELDAKLVADSITSQLERRVMFRRAMKRAVQNAMRLGAKGIKVEVSGRLGGAEIARTEWYREGRVPLHTLRADIDYNTSEAHTTYGVIGVKVWIFKGEILGGMAAVEQPEKPAAQPKKQQRKGRK; this is encoded by the coding sequence ATGGGTCAGAAAGTACATCCTAATGGTATTCGCCTGGGTATTGTCAAACCTTGGAACTCTACCTGGTATGCGAATACCAAAGAATTCGCTGACAACCTGGACAGCGATTTTAAAGTTCGTAAATACCTGACGAAGGAACTGGAGAAGGCTTCCGTTTCTCGTATCGTTATCGAACGTCCGGCAAAAAGCATCCGTGTGACTATTCACACTGCTCGCCCGGGTATCGTGATCGGTAAAAAAGGTGAAGATGTTGAAAAACTGCGCAAAGTCGTAGCGGATATCGCTGGCGTACCTGCACAGATCAATATCGCAGAAGTTCGTAAACCTGAACTGGACGCAAAACTGGTTGCTGACAGCATCACTTCTCAGCTGGAGCGTCGTGTGATGTTCCGTCGTGCTATGAAGCGTGCGGTACAGAATGCCATGCGTCTGGGCGCTAAAGGTATTAAAGTTGAAGTAAGTGGCCGTCTTGGCGGCGCTGAAATCGCGCGTACCGAATGGTACCGTGAAGGTCGTGTTCCATTGCACACACTGCGTGCGGATATCGACTACAACACCTCCGAAGCGCACACCACTTATGGTGTTATCGGTGTGAAAGTGTGGATCTTCAAAGGTGAGATCCTGGGTGGTATGGCTGCCGTTGAACAACCGGAAAAACCGGCTGCTCAACCTAAAAAGCAGCAGCGTAAAGGCCGCAAGTAA